The following are encoded together in the bacterium genome:
- a CDS encoding glycosyltransferase, translating to MTYPPIVFEHLETLTDSTGVIQHAIFSIPNRRTGYTTDDNTRALIAAIMEFERTGSRQILQLVSKYLSFLHYAQTPSGHFHNFMAYDQVWLDDQASDDCFGRVMWACGYALSAELHSNVKKVARQLFDAGKRWITPNQSLRSRAYMIMGCHYYLKNVPDSEDARQALEALADSLCAAFNWNAKPDWTWFENVLTYANGMLPRALFMAYQTSGKKEYLDVAVKALDFLTSVCVLDGMLYPIGCNGWYVNGYERAYYDQQPVDPLDHTLSYLAAYDATGDMKYLELAKVSFDWFFGHNSVGAPLYDPVTGGCYDALGPDGSNLNQGSESTICCLLAQLAMQPYLDKINL from the coding sequence ATGACATATCCTCCAATTGTATTTGAGCATTTAGAGACGCTGACAGACTCGACAGGTGTCATCCAGCATGCCATATTTTCGATTCCGAACCGCAGGACCGGATATACGACGGACGACAATACCAGGGCGCTGATCGCGGCGATCATGGAGTTCGAGCGGACGGGTTCGCGTCAAATATTGCAACTTGTGAGCAAGTATCTGAGTTTCCTGCATTATGCGCAGACACCGTCGGGGCATTTTCACAATTTCATGGCATACGATCAGGTATGGCTGGACGATCAGGCAAGTGATGATTGTTTTGGCCGTGTAATGTGGGCGTGTGGCTACGCGCTGTCTGCTGAATTGCACTCAAATGTCAAAAAAGTGGCCAGACAGCTTTTTGATGCAGGAAAACGATGGATAACTCCCAATCAGAGCCTGCGCTCACGGGCATATATGATAATGGGCTGCCATTATTACCTCAAGAACGTCCCAGACAGTGAAGATGCGCGTCAGGCACTAGAAGCTCTCGCGGATTCGCTGTGTGCTGCTTTTAATTGGAATGCGAAACCGGACTGGACGTGGTTTGAGAACGTGCTTACGTATGCTAACGGGATGCTGCCGAGGGCACTATTCATGGCATATCAGACCTCCGGAAAAAAAGAGTATCTGGATGTTGCCGTCAAGGCTCTCGATTTTCTGACTTCCGTTTGTGTGTTGGATGGAATGTTGTATCCTATCGGGTGCAACGGCTGGTACGTGAATGGCTATGAAAGAGCCTATTACGATCAGCAGCCGGTGGACCCATTGGATCACACACTTTCATACCTGGCTGCATACGATGCAACGGGTGATATGAAATATCTGGAACTGGCAAAAGTCAGCTTCGACTGGTTCTTTGGTCACAACTCAGTCGGGGCTCCGCTTTACGATCCGGTAACGGGCGGATGCTATGACGCACTCGGCCCTGATGGTTCCAACCTCAACCAGGGTTCGGAATCCACAATCTGCTGCCTGTTGGCGCAGTTGGCAATGCAGCCATACCTGGATAAGATCAACTTATAA
- a CDS encoding glycosyltransferase family 4 protein, which translates to MIEVLLFMTKADEKTVQHVDISVPEEFALRDEVRWLKSEDLSLFRYLRETMNKIEPAYIATYPPSECGIATFTKDLSSSVAKYTPFSKPNIIAVKREHEIEPYERVVRFQVLKENKQSYLDAAKFINDSTIDIVSVQHEFGIYGGADGEYILDFLEALEKPAVATLHTVLQRPSPNQKRIMQEIGRMCEVMVVMVRTGRNILLDVYDVDPKKATVIPHGVPNVHRVSASSVKRALGITDKSILSTFGLISRGKGIEYVIRAMPKILEKHPNVIYLVLGETHPGVRKNEGESYRNMLIETANELGIEENVRFNNRFLSLNELVRYLCATDVYVTPYLSKDQITSGTLAYALGCGKAIASTPYLYAEEVLADGRGMLVDFESPESIADTVNNILDNKELKESMENAAYAYGRRAAWFNVAVDYLDLFHRILTRERAKMGTAE; encoded by the coding sequence ATGATCGAGGTCTTGTTGTTCATGACGAAAGCAGATGAAAAGACAGTCCAGCACGTGGACATTTCCGTCCCCGAAGAATTTGCACTCAGAGACGAAGTAAGATGGCTTAAAAGTGAGGACTTGAGCCTGTTCAGATATCTTCGGGAGACGATGAACAAGATCGAACCCGCATACATAGCGACCTATCCGCCCAGCGAGTGCGGAATCGCAACTTTTACCAAAGACCTCTCATCCTCAGTTGCAAAATATACTCCATTCTCGAAACCAAATATCATTGCTGTCAAGCGTGAGCATGAGATCGAGCCGTATGAGCGAGTGGTGAGATTTCAAGTGCTCAAAGAAAACAAACAATCATATTTGGATGCAGCAAAATTTATAAATGATTCTACTATCGATATCGTCAGCGTCCAGCATGAATTCGGAATATATGGCGGAGCAGACGGTGAATACATACTCGATTTTCTTGAGGCGCTGGAGAAACCCGCTGTGGCAACGCTGCATACTGTTCTCCAGAGACCCAGCCCCAATCAGAAGCGAATTATGCAGGAAATTGGCAGGATGTGCGAGGTCATGGTCGTCATGGTCCGCACAGGTAGAAATATCCTGTTGGATGTATATGATGTGGACCCCAAGAAAGCCACAGTGATACCTCACGGTGTGCCGAATGTCCATAGAGTATCTGCATCCAGTGTAAAAAGAGCGCTGGGTATTACCGATAAGTCGATACTGTCCACGTTCGGGCTTATCAGCCGTGGAAAAGGGATCGAATATGTCATTCGCGCTATGCCGAAAATTTTGGAAAAGCACCCGAATGTCATCTATCTGGTGCTCGGAGAAACACATCCGGGCGTGAGGAAAAATGAGGGTGAATCATATCGAAACATGCTCATCGAAACGGCAAATGAGCTTGGAATAGAAGAGAATGTGAGGTTCAATAACCGTTTTCTCTCACTCAACGAACTGGTGCGATATCTGTGTGCCACCGATGTATACGTGACGCCGTATCTGAGCAAGGATCAGATCACGAGCGGAACACTGGCCTATGCCCTCGGCTGCGGAAAGGCCATAGCGAGCACGCCATATCTGTATGCAGAGGAAGTGTTGGCGGACGGGCGTGGTATGCTTGTAGACTTTGAGTCGCCGGAGAGTATCGCTGATACGGTCAATAACATTCTCGACAATAAAGAGCTAAAAGAATCCATGGAAAACGCCGCATATGCATATGGCAGGCGTGCGGCATGGTTTAATGTAGCGGTCGACTATCTCGATCTATTCCATAGGATATTGACTCGCGAGAGGGCAAAGATGGGTACTGCCGAATGA
- a CDS encoding nucleotidyltransferase domain-containing protein, translated as MNKKSAALLSKAEAYTKELSDHIVLRSYWDKLSLVLKGSTARGNADRYSDIDFVFFTDSDTIGKIISGYRHHGMIQRSDGIFVPLRDWEGHYNFESFDKLAGYFSKPDYPEIWEYQNVHIMHDPAGMYASLISSLSKDLLAQPLDAIKAKYLSINLNLDWLRHPLMRGDNVGVILHTVKVIQELCQICYLMDGKCYPHDKWLFPYIGTTRFGRSNKSQIEDYAACIADRNEKHLELESYKQFSDGYALLIKIAAFINRHYGPQPWLDEWYLFV; from the coding sequence ATGAATAAAAAAAGTGCAGCTCTACTCAGCAAAGCTGAAGCATACACAAAAGAATTGTCTGATCATATAGTACTGCGCTCTTATTGGGACAAACTCTCACTTGTCCTGAAAGGAAGCACGGCTCGCGGAAACGCCGACAGGTATTCCGACATTGATTTTGTCTTTTTCACAGACTCCGATACTATCGGGAAAATAATATCAGGATATCGTCACCATGGGATGATTCAAAGGTCCGACGGCATATTTGTGCCGCTTAGAGATTGGGAAGGACACTATAATTTTGAAAGCTTCGATAAATTGGCCGGATATTTCAGCAAGCCTGATTATCCTGAAATATGGGAATATCAAAATGTTCATATAATGCATGACCCTGCCGGCATGTATGCATCACTGATATCTTCCTTGTCGAAAGATTTGCTTGCACAGCCTCTGGATGCTATCAAAGCCAAATATCTGAGCATTAATCTCAATCTCGATTGGCTGCGCCATCCGCTTATGAGAGGCGATAACGTCGGTGTCATACTTCACACAGTCAAGGTCATACAGGAACTTTGCCAGATATGCTATCTTATGGATGGAAAGTGCTATCCGCACGACAAGTGGTTGTTCCCATATATCGGCACCACACGATTCGGTAGATCGAACAAATCGCAAATAGAAGACTATGCGGCATGTATCGCTGATCGAAACGAAAAGCACCTGGAACTGGAAAGCTACAAGCAGTTCTCAGACGGATATGCACTGCTGATCAAAATAGCAGCTTTCATCAATAGACACTACGGGCCTCAACCCTGGCTTGACGAGTGGTATCTTTTCGTCTAG
- a CDS encoding BON domain-containing protein translates to MRSIRDEALIQLVQSRLNQNRLTGGETIYVTLENGDVILVGWCDREEQKLAAERIVSGTYGVTHIVSRIRIRKIRQLI, encoded by the coding sequence ATGAGAAGTATTAGAGATGAAGCACTCATACAGCTCGTGCAGTCACGTTTGAACCAGAACAGGCTCACCGGCGGTGAGACAATTTATGTAACACTCGAAAATGGTGACGTGATCCTGGTTGGCTGGTGTGACCGCGAAGAGCAAAAGCTCGCCGCCGAAAGGATAGTATCCGGCACATACGGCGTGACGCACATCGTGTCAAGAATAAGGATCCGCAAGATAAGGCAATTAATCTGA
- a CDS encoding MTAP family purine nucleoside phosphorylase, with protein sequence MDIAVIGGTGIDEIMEVNSMSTLTTRFGQAQIIYGRLNGIDLLFVPRHGSDHSVPPSMIDYRAQIAAIRKLGVTRVIGICAVGSLKKNLPPGSFAILGDFIDLTRKRVDTFFDDPEGPVVHTDFTLPYCPEMSEALSMACGQAGVEFVSGAVYAGVEGPRYESPAEIRLYASWGAHVIGMTNIPEVILAKEAGLCYGAMGVVTNMASGISPTPLSHDEVREAMTSASKKLADVLRIALENIPVERACTCASNKALVF encoded by the coding sequence GTGGACATTGCAGTAATCGGCGGGACAGGTATTGACGAGATAATGGAAGTCAATTCAATGTCTACACTTACTACTCGCTTCGGGCAGGCGCAGATTATATACGGGCGGCTGAATGGCATAGACTTATTGTTTGTGCCACGCCACGGCAGCGACCATAGCGTTCCACCCAGTATGATAGACTATCGTGCGCAAATTGCTGCAATTAGAAAGCTCGGCGTCACACGTGTGATCGGGATATGTGCCGTCGGCTCGCTCAAGAAAAATTTACCGCCTGGATCATTTGCCATCCTTGGGGACTTTATAGACCTGACCAGAAAGCGCGTAGATACTTTCTTTGATGATCCAGAGGGTCCAGTGGTGCATACAGACTTCACGCTTCCTTACTGCCCGGAAATGTCCGAAGCACTCAGTATGGCGTGCGGCCAGGCAGGAGTCGAGTTTGTTTCGGGTGCCGTCTATGCCGGAGTCGAGGGTCCCAGATATGAAAGTCCTGCGGAAATACGTTTGTATGCGTCATGGGGCGCACATGTGATAGGCATGACCAATATTCCTGAGGTGATCCTGGCTAAAGAAGCCGGACTATGTTACGGCGCCATGGGCGTTGTCACCAACATGGCAAGCGGTATCTCCCCCACTCCACTTTCGCACGATGAAGTCCGCGAAGCCATGACCTCTGCATCGAAAAAACTGGCAGATGTTCTACGTATCGCCCTTGAGAACATACCGGTCGAGCGAGCCTGCACATGCGCATCGAACAAAGCGCTCGTCTTTTAG
- a CDS encoding TMEM43 family protein, whose translation MRVLRGVVFILGLILIIVGISQPLLPKFWIRVSRGIVESESQIRVFGAVAVFFGAILLISAIKRAVAFIPYVAALGLVAFAFGIVMLINPGAMTELMGTIFSNRSEAMQYQILWIAGIIRVVFGALLLLAVTRARSLPEQ comes from the coding sequence ATGCGTGTTTTACGCGGAGTCGTATTTATTCTGGGACTCATTCTGATTATTGTTGGAATCAGCCAACCACTGCTGCCGAAATTCTGGATTCGAGTGTCGAGAGGAATTGTCGAGTCGGAATCACAGATCAGAGTATTTGGGGCTGTGGCTGTGTTTTTTGGAGCGATACTGCTAATCTCTGCGATAAAAAGAGCAGTTGCTTTCATACCATATGTTGCAGCGTTGGGTTTAGTCGCATTTGCATTCGGAATCGTGATGCTGATAAATCCGGGTGCGATGACTGAACTTATGGGCACGATATTCTCGAACCGTTCGGAGGCCATGCAGTATCAAATACTATGGATTGCCGGTATAATACGGGTTGTCTTTGGCGCATTGCTGCTGCTGGCAGTTACAAGAGCAAGGTCACTGCCGGAACAATAG
- a CDS encoding STAS domain-containing protein, whose amino-acid sequence MEMDLQINVRKNGTTRIIELNGEVDAYTSARFREIMLEMIDDGGIDLIVNMCKVEYIDSSGLGALVGGLKRVSERDGKIMIVSDGPQIRKVFEITGLEKVFPIYDAEHAAISALTGSTNS is encoded by the coding sequence ATGGAAATGGATCTGCAAATAAACGTCCGTAAAAACGGCACCACCAGAATAATCGAACTGAACGGAGAAGTGGACGCATATACGTCCGCGCGTTTCAGAGAGATAATGCTTGAGATGATAGACGACGGTGGCATCGACCTTATCGTAAACATGTGCAAGGTCGAGTATATTGACAGCTCAGGGCTTGGCGCTCTTGTCGGCGGATTAAAGAGGGTAAGCGAGCGTGACGGCAAGATTATGATTGTCAGCGATGGACCTCAGATCAGGAAGGTCTTCGAGATTACGGGGCTGGAAAAAGTGTTTCCTATATATGACGCGGAGCACGCGGCAATTTCGGCATTAACTGGTAGCACAAACTCGTAA
- a CDS encoding M48 family metalloprotease, protein MKRARLSHVLMLCLAASLTAVISPSYPDSYQDEEKMGREYAERMEKTMNIVDDQTVVERVERIGDKLAKIAGEYEVHASYGDSKIAPFKYRFKVVDDPDVNAFALPGGYIYVNKGLLEMVESDDELAGVLAHEIAHIAHHHTTKIIKEQSKLDKYMALIALVGIFGKVRGSDFNNLLLGAQMLKVGSASSHTMEAERDADRTAVAYMVKSSYKPDGLLAFMQKLDRKQAENPTLPLGIYKDHPSPYRRVGAVMNAMVAEGLAPNVRKIRGVAYAQAVPISEGSSQFKVIICDREVCTPAPLADGTTSKDRAEVIAKKINNMLDSGISARTITENTAQSALVAGNIEILKVEPEDRQAQKNSNEELLAQAKSALNRAAWADWLSNECVAVQELAGASD, encoded by the coding sequence ATGAAAAGGGCAAGACTATCTCATGTGCTCATGCTGTGCCTCGCTGCCTCGCTCACGGCAGTTATTTCCCCATCATATCCCGATTCATATCAAGACGAGGAAAAGATGGGACGCGAATATGCCGAACGGATGGAAAAGACAATGAACATTGTCGATGACCAGACCGTTGTCGAGAGAGTGGAACGTATAGGCGACAAACTGGCCAAAATTGCCGGTGAATATGAAGTCCACGCTTCATATGGCGATTCAAAAATTGCCCCGTTCAAGTACCGTTTTAAGGTGGTCGATGATCCTGATGTCAATGCATTTGCGCTCCCCGGCGGCTACATATATGTCAATAAAGGTCTGCTGGAAATGGTCGAGTCGGACGATGAACTTGCGGGTGTTCTGGCACATGAAATCGCTCATATTGCGCATCATCATACCACAAAGATCATTAAGGAACAGTCCAAACTGGACAAATATATGGCCCTGATTGCTCTTGTGGGGATTTTCGGCAAGGTCAGAGGCAGCGATTTCAATAACCTGCTTTTGGGCGCACAGATGCTAAAAGTAGGGAGCGCAAGTAGCCATACAATGGAAGCTGAGCGTGACGCCGACAGGACTGCGGTCGCATACATGGTGAAGTCATCATATAAACCGGACGGACTGCTGGCATTCATGCAAAAACTTGATAGAAAACAAGCGGAAAACCCAACCCTGCCCCTGGGCATATATAAGGACCATCCATCACCCTATAGAAGAGTCGGAGCTGTGATGAACGCCATGGTTGCCGAAGGGCTTGCGCCGAATGTGAGAAAAATACGCGGTGTGGCATATGCTCAAGCGGTCCCGATCAGCGAAGGCAGCAGCCAATTTAAGGTGATAATATGTGATCGCGAGGTGTGTACACCCGCGCCGCTGGCGGACGGCACCACATCGAAGGATCGAGCTGAAGTTATTGCGAAAAAAATCAATAATATGCTCGACTCAGGCATTTCTGCAAGAACGATTACGGAAAATACTGCCCAGAGTGCACTTGTTGCAGGCAATATAGAGATACTAAAGGTGGAACCTGAGGATCGACAGGCACAAAAAAACAGCAATGAAGAACTTCTTGCTCAGGCAAAATCCGCGCTCAACCGCGCTGCATGGGCAGACTGGCTGAGTAATGAATGTGTTGCAGTGCAAGAACTTGCCGGCGCCTCAGATTAA
- the dapA gene encoding 4-hydroxy-tetrahydrodipicolinate synthase produces MKMLEGTWTAAVTPMTNDCQVDWDGLKKNIEFQISQGITGVVPSGTTGESPTLNWDEHDKVVESVISHCNGRCGILAGSGSNCTSEAIASTRHAVKSGAEAVLLVDCYYNGPSSSELRDEYYGAIASEFPNTTIVPYIIPGRSGTALAAEDLAILNGKFPNVNTVKEATGDLHRMAHTRSLLGDGFSIMSGDDDLTFDMMTIADVRANGVISVVSNVAPAALSKMVALIISGDQEAAREVYEGLAPLFGIVTVRVDNERILPMGKKVTVTDRYRNPSAIKVLMNGLGMPAGPNRKPLGKMSRAGVEIVRQAAKSVWEKAPEFLQPVGEFYDVDVEARLANDSIWDSLAL; encoded by the coding sequence ATGAAGATGCTGGAAGGCACCTGGACTGCCGCTGTTACCCCTATGACCAATGATTGCCAAGTGGACTGGGATGGGCTTAAGAAAAACATCGAGTTCCAGATATCTCAGGGGATTACCGGCGTGGTGCCATCAGGCACGACAGGTGAGTCTCCCACTCTCAACTGGGACGAGCACGATAAGGTGGTCGAGAGTGTTATATCGCACTGTAACGGTAGATGCGGCATCCTTGCCGGCTCAGGCAGCAACTGCACATCCGAAGCGATTGCAAGCACCAGGCACGCCGTGAAATCGGGCGCGGAGGCTGTATTGCTTGTGGACTGTTATTATAATGGTCCATCTTCGAGTGAACTTCGAGATGAATATTATGGCGCAATCGCATCGGAGTTTCCAAACACAACCATAGTCCCCTACATCATACCCGGCAGGTCCGGGACCGCACTTGCCGCTGAAGACCTGGCTATTCTAAACGGCAAGTTTCCGAATGTAAACACAGTCAAAGAAGCTACCGGTGACCTCCACAGAATGGCGCATACGAGGAGTCTGCTCGGTGATGGTTTCTCGATCATGAGCGGTGATGATGACCTCACTTTTGACATGATGACTATCGCTGACGTTAGGGCAAACGGCGTGATATCGGTCGTCTCCAATGTCGCTCCAGCCGCACTCTCTAAAATGGTGGCGCTTATCATTTCCGGCGACCAGGAAGCTGCTCGTGAGGTATATGAAGGGCTTGCGCCGTTGTTTGGCATCGTTACTGTCAGGGTAGACAATGAGCGTATTTTGCCCATGGGCAAAAAGGTGACCGTCACAGACAGGTATCGCAACCCATCCGCGATCAAGGTCCTAATGAACGGCCTTGGAATGCCCGCGGGGCCAAATAGAAAGCCGCTCGGCAAAATGTCACGCGCAGGCGTGGAAATTGTAAGGCAAGCAGCCAAGAGCGTTTGGGAGAAGGCACCTGAATTCCTGCAGCCTGTTGGTGAGTTTTACGATGTCGATGTAGAAGCGAGGCTTGCGAACGATTCAATATGGGATAGCCTTGCCCTCTAG